A genomic segment from Nocardiopsis sp. Huas11 encodes:
- a CDS encoding ImmA/IrrE family metallo-endopeptidase yields MNNPQLDPGDIAALFDRARLRMARELRGLTQVQLAREVGSVAAASISQFENGHTKPATSTLLRLAVALRVPPSFFAAPVRPPAKDQVNGFFRSLRSTSPRDRQQALAYVHLARELALELEKHVALPDLNLPRVPIEEDHPLQHADIEQAAAQVRAHWNVPHGPVQDVVRLLEMNGIIVVRFRVSIEKVDAFCVDFPDRPVVALGADKGLRDRSRFDGAHELGHLVLHGVTGKIGDKVTENQAHAFAAAFLMPADDIKSELPERLDWPAFLRLKAKWHVSLAALLVRAKTLGVMSEHTYAQGWKALSVRGWRKVEPGPLGNPEAPVLLQRALELMETTGVSFDDFINRSGLPEADVRTLLSRDISERPRVEF; encoded by the coding sequence GTGAACAACCCGCAACTGGACCCCGGAGACATCGCAGCCCTGTTCGATCGCGCCAGGCTGCGCATGGCGCGCGAGCTTCGTGGGCTCACCCAGGTGCAGCTGGCCCGGGAAGTCGGTTCCGTTGCCGCTGCCTCGATCAGCCAGTTCGAGAACGGACATACCAAGCCCGCCACATCAACGCTTCTCCGGCTCGCGGTCGCGTTGCGGGTGCCTCCGTCGTTTTTCGCCGCGCCAGTCCGTCCCCCTGCCAAGGATCAGGTCAACGGGTTCTTTCGCAGCCTTCGGTCCACCTCCCCCCGGGATCGCCAACAAGCGCTCGCCTATGTGCACCTCGCGCGAGAACTCGCGCTAGAGCTCGAAAAACACGTCGCGTTGCCCGATCTCAACCTGCCGCGCGTCCCAATCGAGGAAGATCATCCTCTTCAGCACGCCGATATCGAACAAGCAGCGGCCCAGGTTCGTGCCCACTGGAACGTCCCACACGGCCCAGTCCAAGATGTTGTACGACTGCTGGAAATGAATGGAATTATTGTCGTCCGCTTCCGTGTCAGCATCGAAAAGGTTGATGCATTCTGCGTCGACTTCCCCGACAGGCCCGTTGTTGCTCTCGGGGCCGACAAGGGCCTTCGTGATCGCTCTCGCTTCGATGGGGCGCACGAACTAGGCCACCTGGTCTTGCATGGCGTCACTGGAAAAATTGGCGACAAGGTCACTGAAAACCAAGCTCACGCGTTCGCCGCCGCGTTCCTCATGCCAGCCGACGACATCAAATCCGAGCTTCCGGAACGGCTCGATTGGCCTGCCTTCCTCCGGTTGAAGGCGAAATGGCACGTCTCGCTAGCCGCTCTCCTGGTCAGGGCAAAAACGCTCGGCGTCATGAGTGAGCACACCTACGCGCAGGGATGGAAAGCCTTGTCCGTCCGAGGATGGAGGAAAGTAGAGCCAGGCCCCTTGGGGAATCCAGAGGCTCCTGTACTCCTGCAACGCGCACTAGAACTCATGGAAACAACCGGCGTCTCCTTCGACGATTTCATCAATCGTTCCGGACTTCCGGAAGCCGACGTTCGAACCCTACTCAGCCGGGATATCAGCGAACGGCCCCGTGTGGAGTTCTGA
- a CDS encoding AAA family ATPase: MKVQECVLSDEVITADSAETALWDAIVVPQTIKERLRNQTMLSLLVRPDLPFAVTALHGLCTLYGPPGTGKTTLARGLPAQIARYVPGGAVRRIEIDPHGLMRAEHGQSQQRVSELLGEYVPGLASDGMPTVVILDEVESMAVARSAASLVANPADVHRATDAVLTAMDRNAAEHPHLFFIATSNFTTALDEAFLSRSDAAILVPFPEPEALRQILASTLLTLADKYPPLGVLARSSAMDRIAEAAHGLDGRRTRKVVFEALAQRLDTVLDPGSLTEDDLAAAVRGAVAETGQPEVSRAAY; this comes from the coding sequence ATGAAGGTTCAGGAGTGTGTGCTGTCGGACGAGGTGATCACCGCCGACTCGGCGGAGACCGCGTTGTGGGACGCCATCGTGGTGCCCCAGACGATCAAGGAGCGGCTGCGCAACCAGACCATGCTGTCGCTGCTCGTGCGGCCCGACCTACCGTTCGCGGTGACGGCGTTGCACGGGCTGTGCACGCTCTACGGTCCTCCCGGTACCGGCAAGACCACCCTGGCACGGGGTCTGCCAGCGCAGATCGCCCGCTACGTCCCCGGAGGCGCGGTCCGGCGGATCGAGATCGACCCGCACGGGCTGATGAGGGCCGAGCACGGGCAGTCTCAGCAGCGGGTCAGCGAGCTGCTCGGCGAATACGTGCCCGGTCTCGCCTCGGACGGTATGCCGACCGTGGTGATCCTCGATGAGGTCGAGTCGATGGCGGTCGCCCGATCGGCTGCGTCATTGGTCGCCAACCCGGCCGACGTCCACCGCGCCACCGACGCGGTGCTCACCGCCATGGACCGCAACGCCGCCGAGCACCCGCATCTGTTCTTCATCGCGACCAGCAACTTCACCACTGCCTTGGACGAGGCGTTCCTCTCCCGCTCTGACGCCGCCATCCTCGTACCGTTTCCCGAGCCGGAGGCGTTGCGGCAGATCCTGGCCTCCACGCTGCTGACGCTGGCCGACAAGTACCCGCCCTTGGGTGTGCTGGCGCGTTCCTCGGCGATGGACCGCATCGCCGAGGCGGCCCACGGGCTGGATGGCCGCCGTACGCGCAAGGTGGTCTTCGAAGCCCTGGCCCAGCGACTGGACACGGTGCTGGACCCCGGCAGCCTCACCGAAGACGACCTGGCCGCCGCAGTGCGCGGCGCCGTCGCGGAGACGGGTCAGCCGGAGGTGTCCCGTGCGGCGTACTAG
- a CDS encoding CBASS oligonucleotide cyclase — translation MGYIDDAFANLKHNLEITPSEQKVAKARHEAIRDFVRSYWDLDDDFLTGSYRRDTKTKKLKDIDIFVVIDASGSQASFRNQAPIQVINALETLLRQKWSAATSDGMAVVIPYGPDDEVMSIDVVPAFKRDGGGYYIPDPSAGAWIATNPKHHHELSIAKNADCDGKFVPFVKMVKGINRELGEPVKPSFLLEVMAQSLVKPPIGRYQDEIVLFLATAAERIGEEWPDPAGLGGDVNAAMNTTQKRAAVNALDQARAIAERAVDLEDEEQERAAYDEWKKLFGNRMTKP, via the coding sequence ATGGGATACATCGACGACGCCTTCGCCAACCTCAAACACAACCTGGAGATCACCCCGTCCGAGCAGAAGGTGGCGAAGGCACGGCACGAGGCCATCCGCGACTTCGTCCGCTCATACTGGGATCTCGACGATGACTTCCTCACTGGTAGCTACCGGCGTGACACCAAGACGAAGAAGCTCAAGGACATCGACATCTTCGTGGTCATCGACGCCAGCGGCTCCCAGGCCAGCTTCCGCAACCAGGCCCCCATCCAGGTGATCAACGCCCTGGAGACTCTGCTCCGTCAGAAGTGGAGCGCCGCAACAAGCGACGGCATGGCCGTCGTCATCCCCTACGGTCCCGACGACGAGGTCATGTCGATTGACGTAGTCCCCGCGTTCAAGCGCGACGGCGGCGGCTACTACATCCCCGATCCCTCAGCGGGCGCATGGATCGCGACCAACCCCAAGCACCACCACGAGCTGAGCATCGCCAAGAACGCCGACTGTGACGGCAAGTTCGTACCCTTCGTCAAGATGGTCAAGGGCATCAACCGCGAACTCGGCGAGCCCGTGAAGCCCTCCTTCCTGCTGGAGGTCATGGCCCAGTCGCTCGTGAAGCCCCCGATCGGGCGTTACCAGGACGAGATCGTGCTGTTCCTGGCCACCGCCGCCGAACGCATCGGCGAGGAGTGGCCCGACCCCGCCGGCCTGGGCGGTGACGTCAACGCCGCCATGAACACGACCCAGAAACGCGCTGCGGTCAACGCGCTCGACCAGGCCCGTGCCATCGCAGAACGGGCGGTCGACCTGGAGGACGAGGAGCAGGAACGCGCCGCTTACGACGAGTGGAAGAAGCTGTTCGGGAACCGGATGACCAAGCCATGA
- a CDS encoding S-4TM family putative pore-forming effector — MNLSTNPGGVHGIPPRAIHERQLDDDMLLLQRAASASHERGQLLEAGRVTAALALAAAGVLFTLIGDGRTIVLIVGFFWFVVSAFLLKGFAGNTARQGALLQEMFDTALFYLPWRATVAGDPIPEPDVRRLARKLPRDGAKEKNIIKGWYDPTNGVHHPYDVFIAQEQNLVWDARLRRRYSHFIAAIVILWTTIGLVVGLVITDATMLDTLLSFFVPSLAAYQIAYEIWSGQRKVADERDRLSKVVGTELRNGRPGPVPDDEWQRLRNVARDVQDGALRTRLDTTRVPTWFYQRFRDADERDFGDTAEGHRVRLAQNTPPPT; from the coding sequence ATGAACCTCTCCACCAACCCCGGGGGCGTCCACGGGATCCCGCCTCGGGCCATCCACGAGCGGCAGCTCGACGACGACATGCTGCTCCTGCAGCGTGCCGCATCGGCAAGCCACGAACGAGGCCAGCTCCTCGAAGCCGGGCGCGTCACTGCAGCCCTCGCACTCGCCGCCGCCGGTGTCCTGTTCACGCTGATCGGCGACGGCCGGACAATCGTCTTGATCGTCGGGTTCTTCTGGTTCGTCGTCTCCGCGTTCCTGCTCAAGGGCTTTGCCGGGAACACCGCCCGCCAGGGCGCCCTGCTCCAGGAGATGTTCGACACCGCCCTGTTCTACTTGCCGTGGCGCGCCACCGTGGCAGGCGACCCCATCCCCGAACCCGACGTCCGCCGTCTGGCGCGCAAGCTTCCCCGAGACGGAGCGAAGGAAAAGAACATCATCAAGGGCTGGTACGACCCCACCAACGGCGTCCACCACCCCTATGACGTGTTCATCGCCCAGGAACAGAACCTTGTCTGGGACGCCCGTCTCCGCCGCCGCTACAGCCACTTCATCGCCGCCATCGTGATTCTGTGGACCACCATCGGCCTCGTCGTCGGTCTCGTGATTACTGACGCCACGATGCTCGATACCCTCCTCAGCTTCTTCGTCCCGTCCTTGGCGGCCTACCAGATCGCCTACGAGATCTGGTCCGGCCAACGCAAGGTAGCCGACGAACGCGACCGACTTTCCAAGGTCGTCGGTACCGAACTGCGCAACGGGCGCCCTGGCCCCGTCCCCGACGACGAATGGCAGCGCCTGCGGAACGTCGCACGGGACGTGCAGGACGGCGCACTCCGCACCCGCTTGGACACCACCCGAGTACCCACCTGGTTCTACCAACGCTTCCGCGATGCCGACGAGCGCGACTTCGGCGACACAGCAGAGGGACACCGCGTCCGCCTCGCTCAAAACACACCTCCACCCACGTAG
- a CDS encoding transposase encodes MGWRAKELLRDLLRLAFKHTRQPGPLRDLRGTPPLQLPHRRLLPSPRTPCSRRDINNWWDGVEAYVTTGSTNAASEGSNHLIKLEARNAFGFRNRANQPLRYDSAKPTEAAPPLNSKTHYVGGGVF; translated from the coding sequence GTGGGTTGGCGGGCCAAAGAACTCCTGCGCGACCTCCTCCGTCTGGCCTTCAAGCACACCCGCCAGCCCGGACCGCTCCGCGATCTCCGCGGCACGCCACCGCTTCAACTCCCACATCGCCGACTACTCCCATCTCCCCGAACTCCGTGCTCGCGCCGAGACATCAACAACTGGTGGGACGGTGTCGAGGCGTACGTCACAACCGGCAGCACCAACGCCGCGAGCGAGGGCAGCAACCACCTCATCAAGCTCGAAGCCCGCAACGCCTTCGGCTTCCGCAACCGCGCGAACCAACCGCTGCGCTACGACTCGGCAAAGCCGACGGAGGCAGCACCCCCACTAAATTCGAAGACCCACTACGTGGGTGGAGGTGTGTTTTGA
- a CDS encoding DUF397 domain-containing protein produces the protein MTSEQAAWHKSSYSGSSGSCVEVAEGEQVLVRDTQNYPLGHIALTTGAWSTFLLGLKSHHS, from the coding sequence ATGACGAGCGAGCAGGCCGCCTGGCATAAGAGCAGCTACAGCGGGTCGAGCGGCTCCTGCGTCGAGGTGGCCGAAGGCGAGCAGGTTCTCGTCCGGGACACCCAGAACTACCCGCTTGGGCACATCGCGCTCACGACGGGTGCCTGGAGTACCTTCCTCCTAGGGCTCAAGTCCCACCACTCCTGA
- a CDS encoding helix-turn-helix transcriptional regulator yields the protein MDREGKPEWAVFGSAVRRLRKKSERTGTYVAGTIGLSPTMYSSIERGKRFCLEGHAARIDKALATGDQVMRLWIQMMSDQLPDWFYKVPELEQAASEIREYQPLVAPGLVQTKAYAKALFKQERPWERVQAMARMLEARTSRWELLDSDTCPLLWFVLSDRVLRSPVGSASCMREQLDHLVALIEQDKIHLQVLPAEAPAPGKDGPFRIYGFPDKPTLASAEYMTGEIIIDTREKLRQCEVVFGALQAAALPPEQSLDQIKKARDEFQ from the coding sequence GTGGACCGAGAGGGCAAGCCTGAGTGGGCGGTGTTCGGATCCGCGGTGCGCAGGCTCAGGAAGAAGAGCGAGCGCACCGGCACCTACGTGGCCGGGACCATCGGCTTGTCACCGACGATGTACTCGTCCATCGAGCGCGGGAAGCGCTTCTGTCTGGAGGGCCATGCCGCCAGGATCGACAAGGCGCTGGCGACCGGTGATCAGGTGATGCGGCTCTGGATCCAGATGATGAGCGATCAGCTACCGGACTGGTTCTACAAGGTGCCGGAACTGGAGCAGGCCGCTTCCGAGATCCGCGAATACCAGCCACTTGTGGCTCCAGGACTGGTCCAGACGAAGGCGTACGCGAAGGCCCTCTTCAAGCAGGAACGCCCCTGGGAGAGGGTCCAGGCCATGGCCCGGATGCTCGAGGCCCGCACCTCCCGATGGGAGCTGCTGGACAGCGACACGTGCCCGCTACTCTGGTTTGTGCTGAGCGATCGTGTCCTCCGCAGTCCTGTGGGTTCCGCGTCGTGCATGCGGGAACAGTTGGACCACCTGGTCGCGCTCATCGAGCAGGACAAGATCCACCTTCAGGTGCTTCCGGCCGAAGCTCCGGCCCCGGGAAAGGACGGCCCCTTCAGGATCTACGGGTTCCCTGACAAGCCCACCCTGGCGTCTGCGGAGTACATGACCGGCGAGATCATCATCGACACACGGGAGAAGCTGCGGCAGTGCGAAGTGGTGTTTGGCGCCCTGCAGGCAGCGGCCCTTCCGCCCGAGCAGTCGCTCGACCAGATCAAGAAGGCAAGGGACGAATTCCAATGA
- a CDS encoding WhiB family transcriptional regulator, which translates to MRLTCLADALTLGVTTGLWGGVTHSERQALRRHHPDVHDRHGALTSRTPALAGKEGRT; encoded by the coding sequence GTGCGCCTGACCTGCCTGGCCGACGCCCTCACCCTGGGCGTGACCACCGGGCTGTGGGGCGGGGTGACCCACTCCGAACGCCAGGCCCTGCGCCGCCACCACCCCGACGTGCACGACCGGCACGGCGCCCTGACCAGCCGAACCCCGGCCCTGGCCGGAAAGGAAGGCCGAACGTGA
- a CDS encoding BldC family transcriptional regulator, whose amino-acid sequence MTTSIPVPLTPAEVAALFRVDPKTVTRWAQDGKLPSFRTPGGHRRYPSSEVYSLRTASVTPATD is encoded by the coding sequence GTGACCACCAGCATCCCGGTGCCGCTGACACCTGCCGAGGTGGCCGCCCTGTTCCGGGTGGATCCCAAGACCGTGACCCGCTGGGCGCAGGACGGCAAACTCCCCAGCTTCCGCACCCCGGGCGGGCACCGCCGGTATCCATCCAGCGAGGTCTACTCCCTGCGGACCGCTAGCGTCACTCCGGCAACGGATTGA
- a CDS encoding helix-turn-helix domain-containing protein has product MDAFPNPAALPAHVLERADVQQALARRDFGEVFRLARKWGGISFSKIAEACDIKSERVGALARGEGAITTHDKILQVCDALRIPGHTLGLLPRPWETTASRQSPRTVAAREENNATPPAAPSLIPPPRFPGVSAQAGHFGTQGSEAEAVHAFRMADRQVGGGHLYAAVMQYLSTRIGPGLVAESSTPASFVAAAGLTEMAGWMAHDSGRDAVAARHFHRALNLASAGEAAALTAQVWASRAHLALHRADNTAALVAADQAWQHLDGSEDTALRGRVLTMRARAHAVNGDGPACRSALAQAERLLSTAQGPPGSEWTSPFDSGSLASEAARSMCDVGDYAAAVEHAHLVMELRGADRVRARALASLTLARALIGQGHVDGASAIAQGVGRTAAGVGSLVVSGQLSGVANALAPYEGAEGVGTVLAELRGVLTQHRGMYHWLGDDREEGAYG; this is encoded by the coding sequence ATGGACGCCTTCCCGAACCCGGCCGCTCTGCCGGCGCACGTCTTGGAGCGCGCGGACGTGCAGCAGGCCTTGGCCCGGCGTGACTTCGGGGAGGTGTTCCGGCTGGCGCGCAAGTGGGGCGGGATCAGCTTCAGTAAGATCGCCGAGGCCTGCGACATCAAGTCGGAACGCGTGGGGGCGCTGGCGCGCGGTGAGGGCGCCATCACCACACACGACAAGATCCTCCAGGTCTGTGACGCCCTGCGGATCCCCGGGCACACCCTCGGCCTCCTTCCCCGGCCCTGGGAGACCACCGCCTCCCGGCAGAGTCCCCGAACCGTGGCCGCGCGTGAGGAGAACAACGCGACCCCACCGGCGGCCCCCTCGCTGATACCCCCTCCACGCTTCCCCGGAGTTTCAGCGCAGGCCGGACACTTTGGAACACAGGGAAGTGAGGCCGAAGCGGTCCACGCCTTCCGCATGGCCGACCGACAGGTCGGAGGCGGCCATCTCTACGCCGCCGTCATGCAGTACCTCTCGACCCGGATCGGGCCGGGGCTGGTCGCCGAGTCCAGCACCCCCGCCTCTTTCGTCGCGGCAGCCGGGCTGACGGAGATGGCAGGCTGGATGGCCCACGACTCGGGACGCGACGCCGTCGCCGCCCGTCACTTCCACCGCGCCCTCAATCTGGCGAGCGCGGGTGAAGCCGCTGCTCTCACCGCCCAGGTGTGGGCGAGCCGAGCCCACCTGGCCCTGCACCGGGCGGACAACACCGCTGCCCTCGTAGCCGCAGACCAGGCCTGGCAGCACCTGGACGGCAGCGAGGACACCGCACTGCGCGGCAGGGTCCTGACCATGCGTGCGCGTGCCCATGCTGTGAACGGCGACGGTCCAGCCTGCCGGAGCGCGCTCGCGCAGGCCGAGCGCCTGCTGTCGACGGCACAGGGCCCACCGGGCTCGGAGTGGACCAGCCCTTTCGATTCCGGTTCCCTCGCCAGCGAGGCCGCACGGAGCATGTGCGATGTCGGCGACTACGCCGCGGCCGTCGAGCACGCCCATCTGGTCATGGAGCTGCGCGGCGCGGACAGGGTGCGCGCTCGCGCGCTGGCATCGCTGACGTTGGCGCGCGCGTTGATCGGCCAGGGCCACGTGGACGGGGCGAGCGCTATCGCCCAGGGCGTCGGCCGTACAGCGGCCGGGGTCGGTTCGCTGGTGGTCAGCGGGCAGCTCAGCGGGGTGGCCAACGCACTGGCCCCTTACGAAGGAGCGGAGGGGGTCGGTACGGTGCTGGCAGAACTGAGGGGTGTCCTTACCCAGCACCGGGGGATGTACCACTGGTTGGGTGATGACCGGGAAGAGGGGGCCTATGGGTGA
- a CDS encoding NUDIX hydrolase has product MGEGESPLYLRDPAAWRKQLAEGNRRQARKRVASEVILHDETGRLLLVDPSYKPYWDIPGGMAEANEPPALAAVRELREELRLDLSLGTLLCVDWVAPHGPWDDLLMFVFDGGTLPASQAASLYPADEELREVRWCTYQQAEELLRGDVWRRTRAALEVLAGGGPLYLQEGRPVTGS; this is encoded by the coding sequence ATGGGTGAGGGCGAATCACCGCTGTACCTGCGGGACCCCGCCGCGTGGCGAAAGCAGTTGGCCGAGGGCAACCGCCGCCAGGCCCGCAAGCGGGTGGCCTCCGAAGTCATCCTCCACGATGAAACGGGACGCCTGCTTCTCGTGGACCCTTCCTACAAGCCCTACTGGGACATCCCTGGGGGAATGGCCGAGGCCAACGAGCCCCCTGCCCTGGCGGCGGTCCGTGAGCTCCGCGAAGAGCTCCGGCTCGACCTCTCCCTCGGGACCCTGCTGTGCGTGGACTGGGTCGCCCCGCACGGGCCCTGGGATGACCTGTTGATGTTCGTCTTCGACGGCGGAACTCTTCCGGCAAGCCAAGCGGCGTCTCTGTATCCGGCCGACGAGGAACTGCGGGAGGTGCGGTGGTGCACCTACCAGCAGGCCGAAGAGCTCCTGCGCGGTGACGTCTGGCGCCGCACCCGGGCCGCCCTGGAGGTGCTGGCGGGTGGAGGGCCGCTCTACCTCCAGGAAGGGCGGCCGGTGACGGGATCCTGA
- a CDS encoding 5'-3' exonuclease H3TH domain-containing protein, whose protein sequence is MPPTPVLLVDGHHLLYRCYFGFPARITSRDRTRDLTGVFGFLALLRKAHMAHAADHQIVVVFDGEHGSAARTQADPAYKANRAEADHSPIQSLPDTKNGLDLVGVPWIEIDTAEGDDVIATLTAVASEADRPVLVMSGDKDLLQLLDRPRTRVLNTAAKSDRQITTPADVLDRGGVLPRQWPDFRALTGDPADNITGVRGVGPATAARLLSGGIGLEEVFSSDRLSGAIGQRVLNCRQDLLRWRELIRLDHKVPLTPPTGTEPTPELPPAARVLDGLRLW, encoded by the coding sequence ATGCCACCCACACCCGTGCTCCTCGTAGACGGGCACCACCTGCTCTACCGCTGCTACTTCGGGTTCCCCGCGCGCATCACCTCACGCGACCGCACACGCGACCTGACCGGCGTTTTCGGCTTCCTCGCCCTGCTCCGCAAAGCCCACATGGCCCACGCCGCAGACCACCAGATCGTCGTGGTCTTCGACGGAGAACACGGCAGCGCCGCCCGTACCCAGGCCGATCCCGCCTACAAGGCCAACCGCGCCGAGGCCGACCACAGCCCCATCCAGTCGCTCCCGGACACCAAGAACGGTCTGGACCTGGTCGGGGTGCCCTGGATCGAGATCGACACCGCCGAGGGCGACGACGTGATCGCGACCCTGACCGCGGTCGCGTCCGAGGCCGACAGGCCCGTCCTGGTGATGTCCGGGGACAAGGACCTCCTCCAGTTGCTGGACCGCCCCCGAACGCGCGTGCTCAACACCGCAGCCAAGTCCGATCGCCAGATCACCACCCCGGCCGACGTCCTCGACCGGGGTGGTGTCCTTCCACGCCAGTGGCCCGACTTCCGGGCTCTGACTGGAGATCCCGCCGACAACATCACCGGGGTGCGCGGCGTCGGCCCCGCCACCGCTGCCCGGCTGCTGTCGGGCGGTATTGGCTTGGAGGAGGTGTTCTCCTCCGACCGGTTGAGCGGGGCCATCGGCCAGCGCGTCCTCAACTGCCGCCAGGACCTGCTCCGGTGGCGCGAACTCATCCGCCTCGACCACAAGGTGCCCCTCACACCGCCGACAGGCACCGAACCCACACCGGAACTCCCCCCGGCAGCCCGCGTCCTGGACGGGTTGCGGCTGTGGTGA
- a CDS encoding glycosyltransferase family 4 protein, with protein sequence MTERRALLYCTFNGVANCTNGIARQTQTLLSAFEHRREELFTNAGRFDLHVAIPAPGPYMWGYDPALLARSRARLSTSGAFLHFLDPGPASEFWSLPVWEHLSRQASALAVRLAGDYDQVLLIAMDTPYAGTGGHLASLRTPASEGVRVLVALYGTALLHRTNEPGRLEWEKAAITSTGDPRVRVGDVGDFFTRHLVEDYGLPPERLVPYTSSLDLSAADLRPLPRDHAHQILDSYGVPLDRPIVAAFGRTDPVKGMDLLINALGPLAHRVHLAAVVVPFHNRDPLLQRYRDQIRAAGLRATLVPRFTRDLPRALCSVPITRTVVCPSRSETLANVPFEVACWARQGGPVVTAPRLGGFIEQIRHGTTGRLYPPDRTSALTDAVSEALTLPASRLERMRSAAHAEVAANRDIVPNLSATLRTFWSGRADGALT encoded by the coding sequence GTGACCGAACGACGTGCCCTGCTGTACTGCACCTTCAACGGCGTCGCCAACTGCACCAACGGCATCGCCCGCCAAACGCAGACTCTGCTGTCGGCCTTCGAGCACCGACGCGAGGAACTCTTCACGAACGCGGGCCGCTTCGACCTGCACGTGGCTATCCCCGCCCCAGGCCCGTACATGTGGGGCTACGACCCCGCCCTCCTGGCACGCTCCCGCGCACGCCTGTCCACCTCGGGAGCGTTCCTGCACTTCCTCGACCCTGGCCCCGCTTCCGAGTTCTGGTCCCTGCCGGTGTGGGAACACCTCTCCCGGCAAGCCTCCGCCCTGGCGGTGCGGCTGGCCGGGGACTACGACCAGGTGCTGCTCATCGCGATGGACACCCCTTACGCCGGAACGGGAGGCCACCTGGCCTCCCTCCGCACCCCTGCTTCCGAAGGGGTACGGGTGCTGGTCGCGCTGTACGGCACCGCGCTGCTGCACCGCACCAACGAGCCCGGGCGGCTGGAATGGGAGAAAGCGGCCATCACCAGCACGGGCGACCCCCGGGTCCGGGTGGGCGACGTCGGGGACTTCTTCACCCGCCACCTGGTGGAGGACTACGGCCTGCCGCCCGAGCGGCTCGTGCCCTATACCTCCAGCCTCGATCTGAGCGCCGCCGACCTGCGCCCCCTGCCTCGCGACCATGCACACCAGATCCTGGACTCCTACGGCGTACCCCTTGACCGGCCGATCGTGGCGGCCTTCGGACGGACCGACCCCGTCAAGGGCATGGACCTGCTCATCAACGCACTCGGCCCCTTGGCCCACCGCGTGCACCTGGCAGCCGTCGTCGTCCCCTTCCACAACCGCGATCCTCTGTTGCAGCGCTATCGCGACCAGATCCGTGCCGCAGGACTGCGCGCCACTCTGGTACCGCGCTTCACCCGGGACCTGCCCCGGGCACTGTGCAGCGTGCCCATCACCCGGACCGTCGTGTGCCCCTCCCGCTCGGAGACACTCGCCAATGTCCCCTTCGAGGTCGCCTGCTGGGCACGCCAAGGCGGGCCCGTCGTCACTGCGCCCCGACTCGGGGGATTCATCGAGCAGATCCGCCATGGCACCACCGGGCGCCTGTACCCGCCGGACCGCACCTCGGCGCTGACCGACGCGGTCAGTGAGGCCCTCACGCTCCCCGCATCCCGTCTGGAGCGCATGCGGTCGGCCGCGCATGCCGAGGTCGCCGCGAACCGTGACATCGTCCCCAACCTCAGCGCCACGCTGCGCACTTTCTGGAGTGGGCGGGCGGACGGTGCGCTAACCTGA
- a CDS encoding RNA-directed DNA polymerase encodes MRVAAHSLMPLLTQVRWLKRAARSCMRRPGAPGPDGLTWTDYRDGLDARLRQLAERLADHAWAPVAPRLVSWPSWGKELRICVPTVEDRIVHRALRQAAEPVLDRDAYPPWLFGWRPRRGRVEAVAAAASHIEVGRCWVADLDVAKVTAGAKTEEIVTALAEHIHDGPFLATMRTALDALPSPLYPGSGLSPMLTNVRLLGVDRHEALHGLEVVR; translated from the coding sequence GTGCGGGTCGCGGCCCACAGCCTGATGCCGCTGCTCACCCAGGTGCGGTGGCTCAAACGAGCCGCACGGTCCTGCATGCGCCGCCCCGGAGCCCCCGGCCCGGACGGACTCACCTGGACCGATTACCGCGACGGGCTCGACGCGCGCCTGCGTCAGCTGGCCGAGCGCCTGGCCGACCACGCCTGGGCACCGGTCGCCCCTCGGCTGGTCTCCTGGCCCAGTTGGGGCAAGGAGCTGCGGATCTGTGTGCCCACCGTCGAGGACCGGATCGTGCACCGGGCGCTGCGCCAAGCCGCCGAACCCGTCCTGGACCGCGACGCCTACCCGCCGTGGCTGTTCGGGTGGCGGCCCCGCCGGGGACGGGTGGAGGCCGTCGCCGCCGCAGCCTCACACATCGAGGTTGGGCGGTGCTGGGTGGCCGACCTGGACGTGGCCAAGGTGACCGCCGGAGCCAAGACGGAGGAGATCGTCACCGCCCTGGCCGAGCACATCCACGACGGCCCCTTCCTGGCGACCATGCGCACCGCACTGGACGCGCTCCCCTCCCCGCTCTACCCGGGAAGCGGGCTCAGCCCCATGCTCACCAACGTGCGCCTGCTCGGAGTCGACCGGCACGAGGCCCTGCACGGCCTGGAGGTGGTGCGGTAG